The following proteins come from a genomic window of Castor canadensis chromosome 17, mCasCan1.hap1v2, whole genome shotgun sequence:
- the Cyp8b1 gene encoding 7-alpha-hydroxycholest-4-en-3-one 12-alpha-hydroxylase yields the protein MVLWGAVLGALLAAIVVCLCLPGLLRQRKPQEPPLDKGPVPLLGHAMAFRKNAFEFLKGMWTKHGDVFTVQLGGQYFTFIMDPLSFGPIIKESQKKLDFVKYSQQLVLKVFGYQSVEGDIQMIHLASTKYLMGAGLEVLNTAMLDSLSLVMLGPKGWSPDASCWHEDGLFHFCYNILFKAGYLSLFGYTKDKEQDLLRAEEIFVKFRRFDLLFPRFVYNLLGPREWLEVAQLQHLFHKTLSVKHSLERDSMSTWLCYMLRRLREQGIAPAMQDKFIFMMLWASQGNTGPTSFWALLFLMKHPEAMQAVREEAIQVLGEARLEPKKFFSFKFSALKHTPVLDSVMEETLRLKAAPTLFRVVESDYTLKMASGQEYLLRRGDKVALFPYLSVHMDPEIHPEPTTFKYDRFLNSNGSRKVDFYKAGKKIHHYIMPWGSGVSICPGRFFALSEIKLFVLLMVTYFDLVLVDPDIPVPPCDPDRWGFGISQPSYEVCFRYRLKPLE from the coding sequence ATGGTACTCTGGGGTGCAGTGCTAGGAGCCCTGCTTGCGGCCATTGTGGTATGCCTGTGTCTTCCAGGGCTGCTCCGACAACGCAAGCCCCAGGAACCCCCTTTGGACAAGGGCCCTGTGCCCTTGCTCGGCCATGCCATGGCTTTCCGGAAGAATGCGTTtgaattcttgaaaggaatgtggaCTAAGCATGGGGATGTGTTCACAGTGCAGCTAGGGGGCCAATACTTCACCTTTATCATGGACCCCCTGTCCTTTGGCCCTATCATCAAGGAATCACAGAAGAAACTAGACTTTGTGAAGTACTCACAACAACTGGTGCTAAAGGTATTTGGATATCAGTCGGTGGAGGGGGACATTCAGATGATACACTTAGCCAGTACCAAGTATCTGATGGGCGCTGGCTTGGAGGTTCTCAATACAGCCATGCTGGACAGCCTGTCCTTGGTGATGCTGGGACCCAAAGGCTGGAGTCCAGACGCCAGTTGCTGGCATGAGGATGGCCTCTTTCACTTCTGCTACAACATCTTGTTCAAGGCTGGCTACCTGAGCTTGTTTGGCTACACAAAGGACAAGGAACAGGACCTGCTACGGGCAGAGGAGATATTCGTGAAGTTCCGCAGATTCGATCTCCTTTTTCCCAGGTTTGTCTACAATTTACTGGGGCCCCGGGAGTGGCTAGAAGTGGCTCAACTCCAGCATCTCTTTCACAAGACACTGTCTGTGAAACACAGCCTGGAGAGGGATAGCATGAGCACCTGGTTATGCTACATGCTTCGGCGTCTGAGGGAGCAGGGAATAGCTCCAGCTATGCAGGACAAATTCATCTTCATGATGCTGTGGGCCTCCCAGGGGAACACAGGGCCCACTTCCTTCTGGGCCCTCTTATTCCTCATGAAACACCCAGAAGCCATGCAAGCTGTGAGGGAGGAGGCCATCCAGGTCCTGGGTGAGGCCAGGCTGGAACCCAAGAAGTTCTTCTCCTTCAAATTCAGTGCCCTGAAACACACCCCAGTCCTGGACAGTGTGATGGAAGAAACCCTGCGTCTGAAGGCTGCACCCACCCTCTTTAGGGTGGTGGAGAGTGATTATACCCTGAAGATGGCCAGTGGGCAGGAGTACCTGTTACGCCGTGGAGATAAAGTAGCCCTTTTTCCCTACCTCTCAGTGCACATGGACCCTGAAATCCACCCTGAGCCTACAACCTTCAAGTATGATCGATTCCTCAACTCCAATGGCAGCCGAAAAGTGGATTTCTATAAAGCAGGCAAGAAGATCCACCACTACATCATGCCTTGGGGCTCAGGTGTCTCCATCTGCCCTGGCAGGTTCTTTGCCCTCAGTGAGATAAAGCTCTTTGTATTGCTCATGGTCACATACTTTGACCTGGTGCTGGTAGACCCTGATATACCTGTGCCCCCTTGTGACCCAGACCGGTGGGGCTTTGGCATCTCACAGCCCAGCTATGAGGTGTGCTTCCGCTACCGCCTGAAGCCTCTGGAGTGA